The proteins below are encoded in one region of Thermothelomyces thermophilus ATCC 42464 chromosome 1, complete sequence:
- a CDS encoding uncharacterized protein (Contains conserved domain PH[smart00233], Pleckstrin homology domain.) gives MGRNRVLSFIAQLSAPHRDSATPTHPANTSSPKSDSLHTKPSLPKQHARTDSADSPASADAKRDLASDGPSASSAATTPPSEGEHAATPTSVDNSPSSSPARRSRRSSRPLSMVQTYHPPVMAVNEQTLPELQPIFTLLNSHANKLYQEGYFLKLDDQDIRGKPNPDRTWTECFAQLVGTVLSLWDAAELDAAGEDGEVLPKFINLTDASIKMIESLPTKTNDEQPLQNILSISTAGRNRYLLHFNSHHSLIQWTSAIRLAMYEHSTLQEAYTGALIAGKGKALNNINIIMERARQPIGEWVRVRFGAGVPWKRCYCVIEPPSEKELQKAQKEAKKRSPYDRSHPPVVKGEIKFFDTKKDAEKKKKHQRPIASITDAYSAYAIYPQAKELIDSSTLLKVEGNITIHTEPASPTEGFVFIMPEVPPAVSGFEMLLRFLFPTWDTFALYGRPGRLVASSLDSRSLMFAMPKNKRYGYLDLLDVSGLILTDGSSSWSEREWRKRLKELTGQRMNAMEEASGSQSRSTSRNSKRLSYGNQNSGSRPKVGFADDSGSVRSSRSMSLSRPGVRNDSAPPDPNRERAPSAMAGNSRHSRHISDTQIGDYPPSSALDNPPPGQPTLRTGPDRVRAFASDLASTPERVSSEDDSPTRGPIIAGNLEGIKRLETPEPVNAPPAFAHGAGSRPQQRPSPSPEMRRATNRLSSTTLSQLARASGLVPDTISDELNELHLGSESSGQEPRHADQRGLAVQPQTSANMVEMNANTSRPREVVTPPTSASDAPAPEAPLEDPSSRPSNFPLGGPSAHSAGNHPPASLHHGPQGGPHPRGRNTPPPGPKQPQQSSPVAGGSPPIHRKPLPVRTTSLPRDHHDVVSPISTHSSPKGYPSPASGTRFRPMDEFTSPIPNTHRGQNGERIAGDGRDDASSTTSPDYASTRPSTDTQESAERPRAGVLKVVGSSGDTSADKEYDIPEINFGPTLNYAAPVLPTDKAPSKKTPPSSGRKSPGFPKVFSHTRQQSDDTIRRSVVWPGPSAASSSTDNLASLLQPRTPPAQYAHHRAPSTGTLTDYKASHSRHSSADLLTSGRLSGQSHSRHSSLDLLSSGRPASRGAENTLSGGEAPKPPSSRGPLHSRNSSADLLALKRPPSRGAAAVLSAGQVSSHLSAREQEHVARVTGSPLIAFAGSKGPSQTQSGLVGAIDAREREKAQIKQGISGQAVAQAIDQRQREQNQQAQRAAQVAYAQQQAQFAAQQMPIRPQTPGGRGMMMGGGMPAPYGPQSPARPQTPGARGMMMDGGAPMPFSPPMGGMNSRSMSPAPGMMSPPGRFGPAPPQPPSHMMPHAPYGGGAPTGPGWNMGNAPHRQGPHGHHGPMMPSPGMGFAMQQGGRPQSPGFQLPPQGQYARPGTPGGPRPGTPGRMQYHGQAF, from the exons ATGGGCCGGAATCGAG TCCTGTCATTTATAGCCCAGCTCTCGGCGCCTCACAGGGATTCGGCGACCCCTACACATCCCGCGAATACATCATCGCCCAAAAGCGACTCCTTGCACACCAAACCCTCCCTGCCAAAACAGCACGCTCGCACCGACTCGGCCGACTCTCCCGCATCCGCCGACGCAAAGCGGGATCTCGCAAGTGACGGGCCATCTGCCTCATCGGCCGCGACGACACCGCCATCCGAAGGCGAGCATGCCGCCACGCCCACCTCGGTAGATAATTCGCCGTCATCGAGTCCAGCAAGAAGGTCGAGGAGGAGTTCCCGACCGTTGTCTATGGTGCAGACCTACCACCCGCCCGTCATGGCTGTGAACGAGCAGACCCTCCCGGAACTGCAGCCGATCTTCACGCTGCTCAACAGCCACGCCAACAAGCTGTACCAGGAAGGCTACTTCTTGAAACTGGATGACCAGGACATCC GAGGAAAACCCAACCCCGACCGGACATGGACTGAATGCTTTGCGCAACTGGTGGGCACTGTGCTGTCGCTTTGGGATGCCGCTGAACTAGACGCTGCGGGGGAGGACGGAGAAGTCCTCCCCAAATTCATCAACCTCACTGATGCGTCGATCAAGATG ATCGAGTCCCTCCCGACGAAGACCAACGATGAACAGCCGCTCCAAAACATCTTGAGCATCAGCACCGCCGGCCGCAACCGATATCTGCTCCACTTCAACTCTCACCACTCCCTGATCCAGTGGACCTCGGCAATACGGCTGGCCATGTACGAGCATTCCACGCTCCAGGAAGCTTACACGGGCGCCCTCATCGCCGGCAAGGGGAAAGCGCTGAACAACATCAACATCATCATGGAGCGGGCGAGGCAGCCGATTGGGGAATGGGTGCGGGTTAGGTTCGGCGCAGGTGTTCCCTGGAAGCGGTGCTATTGTGTCATCGAACCGCCGAGCGAGAAGGAGTTACAGAAAGCGCAGAAGGAGGCAAAGAAGCGGTCGCCTTATGACCGGTCTCACCCCCCCGTCGTCAAGGGCGAGATCAAGTTCTTCGATACGAAGAAGGACGcagagaaaaagaagaagcaTCAGCGCCCGATCGCATCCATCACCGACGCCTACTCGGCCTACGCCATCTACCCGCAAGCGAAGGAGCTGATTGATTCCTCCACGCTGCTAAAGGTGGAGGGCAACATCACAATCCACACCGAGCCAGCGTCCCCCACCGAAGGGTTCGTCTTCATCATGCCCGAGGTCCCTCCTGCCGTGTCCGGCTTTGAAATGCTGCTCCGGTTCTTGTTCCCGACGTGGGACACCTTTGCCTTGTATGGTCGACCGGGCCGCTTGGTGGCTAGCAGCCTGGACAGTCGTTCCTTGATGTTCGCGATGCCAAAGAACAAGAGATACGGCTATCTCGACCTGCTGGATGTGAGCGGGCTGATCCTCACCGACGGGAGCTCCTCTTGGTCGGAGCGAGAATGGCGAAAACGACTCAAAGAGCTGACAGGTCAACGAATGAATGCCATGGAAGAGGCGTCCGGAAGCCAAAGTCGGAGCACAAGCCGAAACAGCAAGCGGCTCAGTTACGGGAACCAAAACTCGGGATCTCGACCGAAGGTGGGCTTTGCGGACGACAGTGGCTCTGTGAGGTCATCACGATCAATGTCGCTGTCGCGGCCTGGCGTGCGCAACGACTCGGCTCCTCCCGACCCGAACCGGGAACGGGCGCCGTCAGCAATGGCGGGCAATTCTAGGCACTCCCGCCACATATCAGACACGCAAATAGGCGACTATCCGCCGAGCTCGGCTCTCGACAACCCACCGCCCGGGCAGCCCACACTACGCACCGGCCCCGATCGCGTCCGGGCTTTTGCCAGCGACTTGGCCTCCACCCCCGAGAGAGTCAGCTCCGAGGATGACAGCCCGACTAGAGGTCCTATAATAGCTGGTAACCTTGAGGGCATAAAGCGCTTGGAGACGCCCGAACCGGTTAATGCCCCTCCGGCTTTTGCTCACGGCGCAGGTTCCCGTCCGCAGCAGAGACCCTCGCCTTCGCCGGAGATGCGTAGAGCAACCAATCGTTTGTCTAGCACGACGCTCTCCCAGCTCGCGAGAGCCTCCGGTCTTGTCCCCGATACCATCTCGGACGAACTCAACGAACTTCACCTCGGAAGCGAAAGCTCTGGCCAGGAGCCGAGACATGCCGACCAGCGAGGTCTAGCGGTACAGCCACAAACCAGCGCCAACATGGTGGAGATGAATGCTAATACCAGTCGCCCTCGTGAAGTGGTAACGCCACCCACGTCAGCTTCCGACGCTCCAGCCCCCGAGGCTCCGCTCGAAGACCCATCCTCGCGGCCATCGAACTTTCCTCTTGGAGGCCCCTCGGCGCATTCGGCTGGCAACCACCCACCCGCATCTCTCCACCATGGCCCTCAGGGTGGCCCTCATCCCCGCGGTCGCAACACCCCCCCTCCCGGACCCAAACAACCACAGCAATCCTCACCGGTAGCAGGCGGCTCGCCACCTATCCACAGGAAGCCCCTACCCGTGAGGACGACAAGTCTGCCCCGTGACCACCATGACGTAGTCTCCCCGATCTCCACACATTCATCTCCCAAAGGTTATCCTTCTCCCGCTTCGGGAACCCGCTTTCGACCAATGGACGAATTCACCTCGCCAATCCCGAATACCCATCGTGGCCAGAATGGCGAAAGAATTGCGGGGGACGGGCGCGACGACGCATCCTCGACAACCAGCCCGGACTATGCCAGCACTCGTCCCTCGACCGACACCCAGGAATCCGCAGAACGGCCACGTGCCGGCGTGCTGAAAGTCGTGGGCAGTAGTGGTGATACTTCCGCGGACAAAGAGTACGACATTCCCGAGATCAATTTCGGTCCAACCCTCAACTACGCCGCGCCCGTCCTCCCAACCGACAAGGCGCCCTCCAAGAAAACTCCGCCCTCGTCCGGTCGGAAATCACCCGGATTCCCCAAGGTGTTTTCTCACACTCGCCAACAGTCGGATGACACGATTCGTCGGAGTGTCGTCTGGCCAGGCCCCTCTGCCGCATCATCCTCGACAGACAACCTTGCGTCACTCCTCCAACCGCGCACGCCACCCGCGCAATATGCCCACCATCGTGCTCCCTCGACAGGCACTTTGACCGACTACAAGGCCTCCCATTCAAGACACAGTTCGGCAGACCTACTCACCTCTGGACGGCTCAGCGGTCAGTCACATTCGCGGCATAGCTCGCTCGATCTTTTGTCCTCGGGGCGACCTGCTAGCCGGGGCGCGGAAAACACTCTATCGGGGGGGGAAGCGCCCAAGCCGCCCTCTAGCCGTGGGCCCCTTCACTCCCGAAACAGCTCAGCCGATCTTCTGGCTCTCAAACGCCCTCCCAGCCGGGGAGCGGCAGCCGTTTTATCGGCCGGCCAGGTGTCCTCGCATCTGTCGGCCCGCGAGCAGGAGCATGTCGCGCGAGTCACAGGCAGCCCGCTGATTGCTTTCGCGGGCAGCAAGGGCCCCTCACAAACGCAAAGCGGCCTTGTTGGCGCGATCGATGCTAGAGAGCGCGAAAAAGCTCAGATAAAACAGGGAATTAGCGGGCAGGCAGTCGCGCAGGCCATCGATCAGAGGCAGCGGGAGCAAAATCAGCAGGCTCAAAGAGCAGCGCAGGTCGCATATGCTCAGCAACAGGCCCAGTTTGCTGCCCAGCAAATGCCAATCCGCCCGCAGACTCCTGGGGGCAGAGGCATGATGATGGGCGGGGGAATGCCGGCTCCATACGGCCCTCAAAGCCCTGCACGCCCGCAAACGCCGGGCGCCAGGGGCATGATGATGGACGGTGGCGCGCCTATGCCGTTTTCGCCTCCTATGGGTGGCATGAACTCCCGGAGCATGAGTCCGGCTCCTGGCATGATGAGCCCCCCCGGGCGTTTcgggccggcgccgccgcagccacCCTCGCACATGATGCCACACGCCCCATACGGCGGTGGCGCTCCAACCGGGCCCGGTTGGAACATGGGCAACGCGCCGCACCGACAGGGACCTCACGGGCACCATGGGCCCATGATGCCCTCGCCGGGCATGGGCTTTGCTATGCAGCAGGGTGGGCGCCCGCAGTCACCCGGATTCCAGCTGCCTCCTCAAGGTCAATACGCGCGGCCGGGGACTCCTGGCGGTCCAAGACCGGGAACACCGGGTCGCATGCAGTACCATGGCCAAGCCTTCTGA
- a CDS encoding uncharacterized protein (Contains conserved domain PP2C_SIG[smart00331], Sigma factor PP2C-like phosphatases), with translation MRGLAAQLPAPALYARLRPTVSVSQSGITTHVSTKRSTASWHRQHGRLKGVLPSQIHRVSCASQFSQSGPSAYPSANPSRPLRAATSPPLDENGKLDSSVFSKFPFRFDTGIALFAKRTPRPFPPPFLSPPSGSFSDPLSTHDRSRDRRRAYVDGHLIQGFTNGDDAVFASDYFICANDGVGAWSTRPRGHAGLWARLMLHFWATAVFQDAADHGDSYRPDPVAYLQRAYEQTIEATSPPNDWQGTTTTAGAQLHYRRVTTPSTSNDSTRGPGPDGEEAGDFEPLLYVTNLGDSQIMVIRPTTRELIYKSAEQWHWFDCPRQLGTNSPDTPRECAVVDEVPLREGDVVLAMSDGVIDNLWAHEIVEKVSSSLERWMAGDCPRALSSRVKFDLGEEEEEEVKDDSGMGFVAEELMEAARTIAVDPFAESPFMEHAIEEGLASAGGKLDDISVVAAICRRNHAPKQG, from the exons ATGAGAGGCCTAGCTGCTCAACTGCCAGCCCCAGCTCTGTATGCGCGATTGCGGCCAACGGTCTCGGTCTCGCAGTCCGGCATCACAACCCATGTCTCAACCAAGCGGTCAACGGCGTCATGGCACCGCCAACATGGTCGGCTAAAGGGCGTGTTGCCGTCGCAGATACACCGGGTATCTTGCGCGTCGCAGTTTTCCCAAAGCGGTCCATCAGCGTACCCGTCTGCGAACCCATCGCGGCCATTGCGGGCGGCCACCTCCCCGCCCCTGGATGAGAACGGCAAGCTGGACTCGTCGGTCTTTTCGAAATTTCCATTTCGCTTCGACACTGGCATCGCGCTGTTTGCAAAGCGCACGCCGCGCCCATTTCCACCTCCTTTCCTCTCCCCACCATCGGGCTCCTTCAGCGACCCACTCAGCACCCACGACCGGAGTAGAGACCGCCGGAGGGCGTATGTCGACGGTCACTTGATACAAGGCTTTACCAacggcgacgacgccgtGTTTGCGAGCGACTACTTCATCTGCGCCAACGACGGGGTCGGCGCGTGGAGTACGCGGCCGAGAGGCCACGCTGG CCTATGGGCACGACTGATGCTCCATTTCTGGGCCACCGCCGTCTTCCAGGACGCAGCCGACCACGGCGACTCCTACCGCCCGGACCCGGTGGCCTACCTTCAGCGCGCGTACGAGCAGACCATCGAAGCCACGAGCCCTCCGAATGACTGGCAGGGCACGACCACAACAGCCGGGGCGCAACTGCACTACCGTCGTGTGACAACCCCATCCACCAGCAACGACAGCACCCGCGGGCCCGGTCCGGACGGCGAGGAAGCCGGAGATTTCGAGCCACTCCTCTACGTGACCAACCTGGGCGATTCCCAAATCATGGTCATTCGCCCGACCACGCGCGAGCTGATATACAAGTCGGCCGAGCAGTGGCACTGGTTCGACTGCCCGCGGCAACTGGGTACCAACAGCCCGGACACGCCCCGCGAGTGCGCTGTGGTCGACGAAGTGCCGCTCCGCGAGGGGGACGTTGTCCTCGCCATGTCGGACGGGGTCATTGATAACCTGTGGGCACACGAGATTGTGGAGAAGGTGAGCAGCAGCCTGGAGAGGTGGATGGCTGGGGACTGCCCTCGCGCCCTGAGTTCGCGGGTGAAGTTCGATCtgggggaggaagaagaggaagaggtgAAGGATGACAGTGGAATGGGGTTCGTGGCGGAGGAGTTGATGGAGGCTGCGAGGACCATCGCAGTGGATCCGTTTGCCGAGAGCCCATTCATGGAACACGCGATCGAGGAGGGCCTGGCTAGCGCCGGTG GCAAGCTGGACGATATCAGCGTCGTAGCAGCGATATGCAGGAGGAACCATGCGCCAAAGCAAGGATAA